The DNA segment gtctgtgcggTGGAGATTTCAGTGTGGGCCACTGTTTGTAAACCTCGGTTTGCAGTTTGTTATTTCAGATTTATGGAGGatgacatgtttatttattcttgttatATCTGCACTGCAGCAGGTTTAAGATGTGTATCTGGGGCCTCTCGCTGGTCCGGGGGTTTGAGCGCTCGTTCGCTCGCCGGTTGCACATACCAAACATTCTGCAGCAGATTCCCACTCGGTTTCAGGCTTCACTACTGGGACACAAGTCGGAGAGAAGCTCATTCAACCACAacttattttgttgtttaatttaaCACTTCAGTTCACTTCTGAGGCTGATTAAAATTATCCTGTAAATTAAAGGGAGCAGACTTCATACATTTTCTTAGGTTTTGAGTAATCGGACCAAAACAACTAATGCAACTTAATTCTGTTTATATCTGTGAACTCTCTGATTTTTCCTGtgttgtaatgtgtgtgtatttatctacATTTTGCAGCTCAGCCCTGCAGCTGTGCAGTGCTGGGAATGCAACGTCATCGTCTTCTCACTGGGGGGAGCCATAGTCCCATTTTCACTGAGTAACCCCGGCATTGATCCATTCATAAAACATCTGTAATGTATGATACAATAACACAGTATatgcagttttctttctaaGTCCAGAGGTTTTGGGTAGAGAGGAGCAACATCttgtcttttaatgtttttccaCTTGTCTTATAGAAAACAACCCTCCAAAACCCTCCTATCAATATCTTAAATTTATACAGTATTACTGAGTTGGTAACCTCtgttaatattatattattaaaacaggaaaagtgtcctggtttaaacatttaatctcttaaaaaaacaacattcattttcACAAATGAACCAATTCCATacattacaaataaattaagtaaaacTGTGCAAAgcataataaatatgaaaacacaagtttGAAGTATCGCGGTTGCAGACTGGTTTTTAAATTGCCCATGGACACGTACTGTATGATGCAACCACTGAAGTGATCATTCAAGTAAAgttcaaaacaatacataaagAGCTCCTCTATTCTAACCACAGTTTAACCACTGATAACAAACAGGGCAGATCTACCGCAGAGTGTTTTATCAGTCTCATCACTTCCTGCATGCACACGCTGTCTGTGGTCTGTGTTATAAACAGAGATGCTCCCTCCAATCCATCAAGTCATCACCTACAGACACTTGAGGATTCCAAAGACCTGGTCGATCCTGCAGATGATTCTTCACGTGACACTTTCACACCTCTGACAACACTGCCTCAGTctttacaatttttttaatgtttgaccGCTATCTTGAGATTTACCTCCATCAGCATCAGAAACTATTTCTCCATCTTTGATTTCATGCTCAGATCTGTGACTTCGCCTCCGAGGCTTTGTCCCATTTTGTCCGTTTGCATATTGTGATTCCTCTTcgtcgacctctgacccctgcgGGTCATctgatggaggaggagcaggaacagggcagagacgaggagagacACTCCGGCCATAATGAAGCCCGTCCCGTAGTTCCCCATCTTATCAATGAAGTATCCTGAAATGAAAAGTACACATTGCAGCTTTGACACAGTTTCTGACCcataaacacagaaatgtcacaaatcatgttttcagcttcatttaATATCAGAGAGTTATACACACGGTAAAAGACCGAGGCAGAGATATGGAGAAGAGGGTTGTGTGTAAATTGATTTCCTCCTAAGACGGTAATGCCACGACTTTCCTCCCGTGAAGGAGGAATAATTAAAACGCTTTGATGCATCTTCAACATCCATCAAGTCCGCGCTCTTCAAAGCGCTCGAAGGACTGAACGGTACAGTAAATAAGTTAGAAATAGCCTCTGTGTCAGTGGGACCATCTTAAGTTATAAATAGGACACCACAGGCTACGTTTGTATCTACTCTACCTCAATTAGCGCTTAACTTGATTTGAGGGCAGCGTCAGCCTTCagcattttctttaattttatgATGGTTTTTAAGAACTTGTAACGCTAATGGAGATGTTAAATGGCAAATGAGAAATGACGGTTTGAAGGACTGAGTGTGGAATGGaaagtatttgtttgtgttttccaagCTTTTCCTGATATAAACAGCCGGTGTCAACGAACCTCACTTTATTCATAACAAAGTAGAAATACCACAGTGAGGTCGTTTACCTCCGCCAACcactgcagtttcagtctacacaTATTTTTTCCAGATGGCCACCatgacttttgacctttgaccatggAAATCAAATCAATTGATCTCTCAGTACAAGTGCAAAGTggtagaatttttttttaattccctaGAGAattgagatatcgtgttcaaggggcaaaaaacatgttttgtgaggccaccgtgactttttacttttgacctttgaccccccaaAATCCAATCAATTGATCCCCGAGTCTacgtgaacatttgtgccacatttgaaaggattctccTGAGACGTTTTTATTCTTAATCACGAAgcaaaaaatattgttttgtcagGTTaaagtgaccttgacctttgacctccaaatcCTAAGCAGGTCacccttgagtccaagtgaacatttgtttgAAGAATTTCCCAGAATGTTGATGGACGACCCAAAAACACAGCGCCTCCGGTCCCTGGCTGTCgtcgacgcagaagcatgaaaaTACATACAAGTCTAAAAGTAAAGTCAAAGCTCTTTGACACAAACGTCCTGCAGAGGAAAGGGAAAGCAGCCTGTCACACTTCAAAAACTCTAATTGCCCTGATTCCCTGTTTCTGGCTTCTCTAACAGCTTCTTATAAATCCATAATTTCCCACTCGGCAGGAGAGGTCGTCCCCAGCTGATTGACTCCTGGCTGGGGCTCAGAGGCACGGCGCTCTGTGGCCGAGTCCCGGTGCCAAAGTCAAGCTGAATATTTTTTCAGGCTGTATTTACCTCTGGTGTTGTGTGTCATTACTTCAATGGTTTGTGGAGCAGAGCTGTCGGTGGTCCTGCTGCAGTTTGCATCCACGAGAGACAGGAAAAATGATGTTCCCTTGATTTCCGTGTCCACCAGACTGTCATTTTTACTGAGTGGCTATTTCTGCTTTTCACAAGAGGACGGATAAATGAAGACAACTGCCAACACGCTGCTTAAGTAGATGACACATTTGAGACGCTGTCCAAGCTGCTGCCAAAACGTCTCCATTCTAACGTTTTATTGAAGCAGTAAAAAATATTGCACCTACAAATATTACACCTACACTCTCATCATTAATTTACACCTTAACGAACCACAGAGGTGACAAATTACGTACATTATAAAAAgcagacagacatttttatCCTGTAATAGTAAGAGGCTGAtattatttttgcatgtttcCTGTATTTGTTCTGTATCTTGCTGAGACTTAAAGCtgctataatcaatatttatttatatatatgttgcTTCTCGTGATTAATTATTGactttttgttgattttattaaAGTACACAAACAATTATTGATTTGATATTCGGTTATAACTTTTTCTTTATAACTGATTACCTGCAAAACGTACAACATTCCCATCAGCCCATGTTGTATTTAGTGTTTATCACTGACTCTGTACAAAGATGCACAACATGATGACtccgcaaaagtgaagccaaagcatcttggttgccccctggtggctgattACGGTACAGGTCAAAAACCCGGCCTCCTCCtgaaatatttctttgtcaaagatggtttctgtcatttcagttagttaaccctaacccttcagATCTACTGAGCAATCTATCGTCTTTCagcttattgttttggtttccttTAACTTAAGTGTTTTGTTGCAATCCCTCAGGAGCTTTGTTTTCAGTATCGGCAGGCAGGTGTTTTCAGTAAAAGTATATTGAAAAACCCCACTCTACTCTTTTTGCCCGGCACCGTACAGCCAGCAGGCAACTTTAGCGACCGTCTGTTGAACATAGAGGAGCATTCAGGAGCTAAAGAGTCAGATGGCTGCGCTCAGGAGTTGGTGAAAAGCAAAACGGAGCCGAGAGGAGAGTGAATAATGGGCTTACATTCGTCAGGCTGACGCAAACTCCATATCTGCAGGACGTGTAAATGTGTAGAAAGCATTTGTTTCCATATCAGCTTTATATAATGTGATAGTAATTAGCCACAAAGGCAGTGATTGTCGCTTTAAAGAGATCTCAGGAAAATCCAATTTGGCATTTGTCACAGTGTAAGTCGTTGCATCACAGTGTGTGAGTTAGTGACAAATGTCTCAAGCAGCAGAATGGGAAGTTAATTTAAAGGAATCGGCGATCGGCCATGAAATTAACACGTCGGGATTTTCTCATTTCTGCTTAGTTGCTCTTTCAATATGAAACGACTGTATCCTATGGGATGGACCATCGACAAAATCCATGATTAATTGAAGGGTGGCGCTGCATGTCAGGCAGGTATGAAAATCTCATTTCCAATGAATGGGCTCAGTGGGCTGGAGTTACAATGACGAGCGGTGTACAAGCACATCCATTGTGTGTGATTTAATGTGGCGGAAGAATGGGACAGAGGGAACCACAGACACTGTAACCTTGaggtaatgatttttttttttttttctaaagctCCGCTGACAGAAATGTTAACATAATTAGATAATATTCTGTCTATTGCTCACTATCACAGCCAGTTAACATGAATCACAGGGAACTGCAAGTCAAAACGCCGAAGCTGGAATCCATCTCCTACAGGCACAGCAGGTACGCCGAGTGCTTGGCAAGGCATCTTTCTTACTCACCAGCGATGGGCGGTCCGAGCAGGCCTCCGCCGCTGCGTATGAGCATGAAGAACCCCAGTGCGCTGCCGAGCCTGTGAACACCCACCACCTCGGCCAGCACGGTGATGTGGATGGAGACCGCGGCGCCGTACACGAGGCCGTAAGCCGCGCTGAAGGCGGCCAGCTCGGAGAAGGAGGAGGCCAGTGggcagaggagcagcacagAGCCCAGGAGAATCACCGTAGCCGTCAGCTGTTGCACCTGGTGGCAAGAAAAACACGGCAAACAGACCGTGCGTCAGCGGCTGCAGGGCCGTGACCCCGACACCTTCCTCTACACACTGTTCAGGCAATATGCTGCAATAACagctgtttgacattttgtgaaatgtgctttgtttttatttgtgtttgttggattTTCGGACTTTTAACAGGATTACATAGAAACAGCTAAACCGATTTTTTGATGGTGGggccaggaaagaacccattaacttttggagcagattcgaTTAAGGGGGTGAATTAAGGATTCTTTACTTCAACCTTGTGAGATAGGATGTTTTTTTAGggtggtggaaggatggagtTAAGAAAGAAACCATTGAATCTTGGGGTGGTGGAAGGaatgttttttatcactttcttcaacattacGAGATCGTGTGCCcagggagtaattcatggaccttgatgaaaagTATCAGGCTGATATATACGAGTGTGTGAACCTTGGTGCAGcgtgattgaatttaagggaactatTGGGGCCTTAGAGGAGATTTATATCACTTTCCACTCTTTTCACTGAACATACCGTCTCCACCAGTCTCAGGTTTGCCACCCAGCCAAAGAACACCCTTCCAAACACGTCCAGCGCTGCAGAGATGGACATGAGCGCAGCCGCCTGGTATTCCTCGATTCCTTTACTGCGAGCATAAGGGACCAGGAACAACGCTGGGGCAAAGAAACCCAGAGCGGCAAACACCCCGAACATCGAGTAGACCATAAACTGAGCGTTAGAGATGAGGGTGTAATCTACGTAGCGCAGGATTCTGGTCCTTAATTCAGCCGTCTTTGAGTCTTTTGAATCAGTGATCTCCTCGGGGTCTTCAAGACACACCTTGACTGTGCCCAGATCAGACCCCTCACAtattctctgctcctctgtctcttctgcttTGACCTCATCGACATGAGTCAGCTCTGGGGGGGGTTTTAGCGGCCTCAGTAGCATCCCACACAGGCACAAGTTGAGCTGCAGAGCCCCCAGGATCAGCAGAGCCCCCCTCCAGGTGTAGGTGTCGATCAGCAGCTGGAACAGGGGTGTGAGGACGAAGGTAAAGATGCACTCTCCAGTGCTGGCCAAGGCGTTCGCCAGCGGACGCCTCCTCTCAAAGTACAAGCCCAGCATGGTCACTGTGGGGGTCCAGGTCAAAGCATAGCCCAGACCTACAGCCAAGGAAATATGACagcttgtgtgcatgttttttggGTTACTGTTACGTTTGTGTTGCATCAATCTGCATCAAACAACTCACCATTCAAGAACCCCACTGTTAAGTAGAGTTCAATCACGTTATTAGCATAAGCCCCAATCATGACTCCTGAGCTGCAAATCAGTCCACCCGTTATCACCACAGAGCGATGGCTGCAGCGAGCACTCAGAGCAGAGGctacaggagctgcagagggacaCACAGGACATAACCCTGTTcagcacatatatacatgtatatttatacatacaAAGGTAAAACCAATGCAGTGTACTGTACGTTAAGCACTCcacacacaatatttatttttaagataatGATTTCCTCTTCACATATAATCCTGTCTGCTAAATATTCTCTGTGAAGACTTTACGTTAAACCACGTAAAGACTTAAAGAGATTTAGCAGTTTTGAAATTAATCAGAGTGTCACTTACTGTCTTTGTGGCCCACGTCTGCCGCAGATAGTAATTTCTTTTACCAGAAACCATGAAAATACTGGAGATTAAAAAGCGACCTGAGTATTTATCTAATAGTTTTGTGTGTGATTAGTGGAATTCATTCAACAAAGGAGAGGATCTGGGGTTTAACGTTTTTATTAATCTGAATGTAAGAGAGAGCCACCTGGTGGTCAGACCCTGAATAAGCCTTCGTGTTCGTGCAGAGTCATCTGAAGGATCATGGGCATAAAGACAGGTGGGATTATGATTAAACAAGGGAATATTGTTGAAATTGAGTGCTATGCGACATACACTTTGCTTTCTCTATACATGtgtttattaaattacattttaaagtcatgAACTTACACAATTAAAAAAGAGGGTCGATAATTACCTGCAACGTGAATGGTGGCCACAGCAATAGAGGTGATCCATGATGTTCCTGTTGCCGTGGTTTCAAAGTATTGCTGTATCTCGACATAGAAAACGCCGAAGGACTTAATGACCCCAAAGGTCAGTCCAAAGACCAGGAAGCAGGAGAGCAAGACGAACCAGGCGTAGCCACCGTCAGGGGCGGCTGTCGGCGCCACAGCCGTCCTCCCCCTCTGGACCTTCTTCAGAGAGTCCATGTTAATCTGCACGGCTTTTAACACAAGGGAGAAATGCATCTACACTACTTATCTTTGTGTACTTTCCACGGGTTCATCAAACTAATACAAAGTAAATAATTTAGACAAAACCTTGCTTTGAGGAAGGCCTTTGCTCTTTTAGCGTATTGATACTGCATGTGCACAAAGCCAAgtttatacagtaaatacatgaCTTTCCCAGTTAGTGTTTAAGGATTCCACTGACCTGCCCAGAGCTCTGACGTCAGCCCCAACAACAACAGTCTGGATGATCTGAACAGGAGCAAATCTCTGTGTGCTGGTTCGAAACCCTTGGGGACATTAATACCTATGAGTTTAGTGTAAAGTTCATGTGTCCAAATACTTTTATCCACTTAGTGTAAGTGAGTAAGTCTCTGATTTTCTGTTTCaacctctttcttttctttcctcctgtgaTTAAAGTTAATTTTAGTCTACGTCATTGTATATGTTCACAGTTCAGACACTCTAACAACCAAAGTAAAACATTATACTGACTTTTTATTGCACTGCATATAGTACTACTACGccttgtttatgtttttgactgaGTGTTATTGTATTTGTAGCTTTAATCAAAAGAAATGCATCCCCCTCAAGCACTCATCTGGGTTATAAACGTATATGAACATTCAGATGTTCGAATCCTAATGTCAGGTGTGAGATTTTCAGGCATTAAACTGTTAAAACTCTTACAACATCTCTACCAGACAGAATAATGCTTCTGTTTGTCCagtcaaataaattaaaaagcataaTTTTGCCATTGTAAGCGACTGTACTTGTCATCTCATTGGACCGCAGTCACTGCAAGCAGATTAGATTTACCATGCATGACAGGATTTAGCTCAATTCCTTTTTCTGCTgatgaaaaatacacaatacacataATACACATGGATTTTTTTCATAGACTGCATGAAaacctgttttaaaaaaaaaagaagggattTTCAAGCTTTTTAATTATGGAGATTAACCACCTTCTGTGAGCCTGGACTGAAAGAGGCCTGGACCCAGAATCTGGATCATGTTCAAGTCAGGGAAAGAATCACAATGAAAATCAAAACACCATAAAACACACCTTATATAACATGTAAAATCAAATGTCAACCGTACCTGTCGAGGTCACATGATCCTCCTGGCCAAAGTCTGTGAAGTTCTGtgaaacacacgtgcacacgagAAGCTGGATGGAACCTTTTCAATCCCCTTTTCCCTGGATTCCTAAATGCGTGGACGGTGTGAAAATGAAGAATCGTGCAGTGCAAAGTCTAGAAGCTGTTTTGTAAtgagcgtgcacgtgtgtgcatgtgattcaGAGTAAAGAGTTGATTTGACGAGCAGATTAATCTTATCTGGAACCTGACACCCTCAGTTCCCTGGCTCTGTATATCAAGAAACTGAGAGAGATGAAGTGTAAATCAATGTTGAAAGATATCAATGCAAGATAAATAACTATTAAGACCGAGTTAGacatttaatatttctttttcaAGTAATTAAAACCCTTGAATGCATGTATTCAGATGAAGTTTGTTCTCCTACAACATTAGGTATTcatcatatttgtatttaaagttcTGAAAAAATATTCTTACTTATCATTTTTCAAGAGGTTAATACACAAACTCAGCTAATCTGCTTGAAGCATTCGGACCATGTGGGAACTACAACTGTCCTGTACACATTTCTACACAGTCTGTCGTTCCACCATTTTTGTGAGGGACAAAAAAAGCTGATAAATTCACACGATGAACACCCACATGAGGGAGGATCAAGCTGCAGAGTCAGACAAGCGAGACGTGGGTCTGCGTGGGGCAGGTCGACACAGGGAGAAGCTCAGAGAGTCCTTTCATAAGTGATGAGCTGTAATGCTCACATCTCTCCCGCTGCCTCACAGAcgggaaaaacacaaaatccccCGATGATCAATGTGTCGGAATTAATGTCACAAACCACAGTGAAACCAGCAAAGGTGGTCAGAGGACGTCCACTGGGGACGGGGTCGTTAAACGTGGCCGTGATGCAGTTTGATCCGtcaacaaaatatgaataattacgTTTAGTTCTTAAATTCAAGACTCAAGAggcagtttgttttcttcttcagctgTCTACCAATTCCAGgaatctgtctgtatgtggctcgcGTGTCTGTACAACCGTTCATCTCAttagcttcacacttgacatgtgaATTGCTAaggtgcaatttggacacacgataagttaaatattaataaaccttgaataaacaGGAAGCGACAACTGATTCGCCAATTCTGAGTTCAGCGAGCCGAGCTTCACCGACCGGCTCcttgtgcagcagcttcagactGAGTCCCGTAGTCGATCGTTACTCAATTACT comes from the Hippoglossus stenolepis isolate QCI-W04-F060 chromosome 5, HSTE1.2, whole genome shotgun sequence genome and includes:
- the si:dkey-246g23.4 gene encoding monocarboxylate transporter 13 isoform X2, giving the protein MDSLKKVQRGRTAVAPTAAPDGGYAWFVLLSCFLVFGLTFGVIKSFGVFYVEIQQYFETTATGTSWITSIAVATIHVAAPVASALSARCSHRSVVITGGLICSSGVMIGAYANNVIELYLTVGFLNGLGYALTWTPTVTMLGLYFERRRPLANALASTGECIFTFVLTPLFQLLIDTYTWRGALLILGALQLNLCLCGMLLRPLKPPPELTHVDEVKAEETEEQRICEGSDLGTVKVCLEDPEEITDSKDSKTAELRTRILRYVDYTLISNAQFMVYSMFGVFAALGFFAPALFLVPYARSKGIEEYQAAALMSISAALDVFGRVFFGWVANLRLVETVQQLTATVILLGSVLLLCPLASSFSELAAFSAAYGLVYGAAVSIHITVLAEVVGVHRLGSALGFFMLIRSGGGLLGPPIAGYFIDKMGNYGTGFIMAGVSLLVSALFLLLLHQMTRRGQRSTKRNHNMQTDKMGQSLGGEVTDLSMKSKMEK
- the si:dkey-246g23.4 gene encoding monocarboxylate transporter 13 isoform X1, which produces MHFSLVLKAVQINMDSLKKVQRGRTAVAPTAAPDGGYAWFVLLSCFLVFGLTFGVIKSFGVFYVEIQQYFETTATGTSWITSIAVATIHVAAPVASALSARCSHRSVVITGGLICSSGVMIGAYANNVIELYLTVGFLNGLGYALTWTPTVTMLGLYFERRRPLANALASTGECIFTFVLTPLFQLLIDTYTWRGALLILGALQLNLCLCGMLLRPLKPPPELTHVDEVKAEETEEQRICEGSDLGTVKVCLEDPEEITDSKDSKTAELRTRILRYVDYTLISNAQFMVYSMFGVFAALGFFAPALFLVPYARSKGIEEYQAAALMSISAALDVFGRVFFGWVANLRLVETVQQLTATVILLGSVLLLCPLASSFSELAAFSAAYGLVYGAAVSIHITVLAEVVGVHRLGSALGFFMLIRSGGGLLGPPIAGYFIDKMGNYGTGFIMAGVSLLVSALFLLLLHQMTRRGQRSTKRNHNMQTDKMGQSLGGEVTDLSMKSKMEK